The following are from one region of the Lytechinus variegatus isolate NC3 chromosome 4, Lvar_3.0, whole genome shotgun sequence genome:
- the LOC121414125 gene encoding bromodomain and WD repeat-containing protein 3-like has product MAEEDVGRVNDSTTESELYYLIAKFLENGPCKESANVLRREIEQNGLFSARFDWKGNQHRQSIKNLENCNGHIKNDHLLKIVGRIGHLLDKDVKPRVPGVKSLLGGARQSLLRTAADVKPPLWSPSVHAALYHQRPIAPPNKLSQVPNVYNVIRGRQLAGVARLDHVMPGERYGRTNLHLRTLGHLSSAYCVLFDQTGRRIITGADDHLVKIWSVDDGRLLATLRGHAAEIVDMNVNYENTLIAAASNDKVIRVWNLQSLTPVAVLMGHTAMITSLEFSPYVRGSARYMASTGADGCVCIWVWEKETLKFNNKPIKFQERNRPGSQMLCLSFSPGGTFLVAGGTDNAIRVYNFNTIPPEKVTELEAHTDRVDSIGFCHSGSRFISGSKDGTARVWRYERQGWKSILLNMNSRLPGSKAPGLDEGNKIVKHRVTMVGWDKNDYYVVTAVNDHSLRVWNSNSGKLVYELYGHTDEVYVLEGHPKDVRIFLSGGHDGLIFLWDLTTGQQLYRFLNTIEGQGYGSIYDCKFSPTGEQFVATDSHGHFSIFGMGSSKPYDKVPREQFFHTDYRPLVRDANNYVLDEQTQQAPHLMPPPFLVDIDGNPHPPRYQRLVPGRENCTDNALVPQIGVAENGNNEVIGEGEMREPEPLNEENEANQAASLLDELIHRMQQEQDEERGEPQQEGPRTPGRSANGPLSPSMSPRGLRRAGEIEGVRQATGNVPVSQRASQAELLSFKTRMVVPALSYAVARFREEFRRKLDEEASGRFKAERKKKVMPSPVETTDSGDSYERLRRRKKPKKTANHNYRTRANQDGTPLQEGIGMEEERRRRMRVEEMVADEGDDTLTDVDEPADEGAMTGAETSEEEVEWRSTSEHESESSEYSDWTADAGINLQPPKKKTRRREMPWESGGESSSSPMKTPSATPVKSKRKRRPPKALIDDMEMDDAEPMAELPEEMKPPLWITDATPRRTPYVPQMGDEVMYFRQGHEAYVAAVKKRKVYHIEPKKQHWTKINLRDHELVRVMGIKYQVGPPTLCGLKLAFMDPETRKSTGGSFSIKYHDMPDVIDFLVLRQHFDQSVAMKWKLKDRFRAMIDDAWWQGTIVAHSPLDPEHPDSLFQCYLVDWDNGECERMSPWDLEQIDEENMPDNKGGSIPVTDDELFARLYVPGPGEWGDIDRDTCCDRLLKCLQQVMELRIAEQFNTPVDLSRYPLYASMVPYPTDLSTIMRRLERRFYRRITALQWEVRKLEQNALLFNEKDSIIVQWAETLVKILMEVIKDDHCDDAMDIYNRITKDSDVDVCVDDSHSGSEDKRGRSKGKKGSPSKKQKRKNRACYNSKAWVEECKTLIKDMWDCHDSEPFRTPVDERAYPEYREIIDHPMDLSTIKQQFASGSYRDPMDLGKDIRLMFTNAKSFTPNKKSRIYGMTLRLSAVFEEHFLKIIGNYRSALKYEKQVKTGLKKRKQMLSSPEDRHKSPQKRHVRRLKVKRSLTTGHSMDGDDDASDIDAPGPSVIQRRLARSTKKRRKEESEEEEEEDKDKPGPSGCHGNTSRVTHKKQLNGFGQDEDDSDTDIEPQANVKLKAVPNKQSKAESKGGKKGGKGKAKGKKPSAKPVIKEEVEEEEELEEEVEEEEDSGEETEIEEQNVKKEKEDDDTEVEEEEEEEVGVEESGEEDSEDEEEEEEEEEEEEEEEEEEEEEAEEEPVRKTRLRSRTNLTNGYGSRQKKVDASNSEGEDKEEEEEEDGDGGDSEHSNYEAGSDINSNEESESSTEESESESSDSDIDSHYKTRRRTKGRTKKPTKRSKRGQKIGKKRKAKSKHSSRVSPKKRSKVDYSDEDDVYVPSHKVKFQTERRTRNQGRHMQYYGDFDESDNQSDNQSDNQSFNQSEEEEDGKSVSSRGRVRKLTARARARLLGT; this is encoded by the exons ATGGCTGAAGAGGATGTAGGAAGGGTAAACGACAGTACTACTGAATCAG AATTGTACTACTTAATTGCCAAATTTCTGGAAAATGGACCATGCAAAGAGTCAGCCAAT GTTCTCCGACGAGAGATCGAGCAAAATGGG TTATTTTCTGCCAGATTTGATTGGAAAGGCAACCAACATCGACAGAGCATCAAAAACTTG GAAAATTGCAATGGTCACATTAAGAATGATCATCTGTTGAAAATTGTTGGTCGCATCGGACATCTCCTGGACAAAGATGTGAAGCCAAGAGTGCCTGGTGTAAAGTCGCTGCTAGGGGGCGCTAGACAATCCCTTCTTCGCACAGCAGCAG ATGTGAAGCCCCCTCTATGGAGTCCCTCTGTACATGCAGCACTTTACCACCAACGGCCCATAGCTCCACCAAATAAACTTTCTCAGGTGCCAAATGTCT ACAATGTTATCCGAGGGAGACAACTTGCCGGTGTAGCTCGCCTTGATCACGTAATGCCTGGGGAGAGGTATGGCCGGACAAACCTTCACCTTCGAACCCTGGGTCATCTGTCGTCGGCTTACTGTGTTCTGTTTGATCAGACGGGTCGCAGGATAATCACA GGGGCAGATGACCACTTGGTCAAAATATGGAGCGTTGATGACGGCCGACTTCTTGCCACCCTGAGAGGGCATGCTGCCGAGATCGTGGACATGAACGTGAACTACGAGAACACGCTGATTGCCGCAGCAAGCAATGATAAAGTGATAAGGGTTTGGAACCTTCAGTCACTCACTCCTGTGGCTGTACTGATGGGCCACACAGCTATGATTACATCGTTGGAG TTCTCTCCATACGTCAGAGGATCAGCTCGTTACATGGCTTCTACTGGTGCAGATGGATGTGTGTGTATCTGGGTATGGGAGAAAGAAACTCTCAAATTCaa TAACAAGCCAATCAAATTCCAAGAGCGAAACAGACCTGGCTCACAGATGCTTTGTCTGTCTTTTAGTCCTG gtGGTACATTCCTCGTTGCTGGTGGAACAGATAATGCCATTAGAGTCTACAACTTCAACACTATCCCACCTGAGAAAGTAACAGAGCTTGAGGCACATACA GATCGAGTGGATAGCATTGGATTCTGCCATTCTGGGTCTCGCTTCATCAGCGGCAGTAAAGATGGTACGGCCAGGGTGTGGCGATACGAGAGGCAAGGCTGGAAGAGCATCCTCCTCAACATGAATTCTAGATTACCAGG TTCCAAAGCACCAGGTCTTGACGAGGGCAACAAGATTGTCAAACACCGGGTAACAATGGTTGGATGGGATAAGAATGATTACTACGTGGTCACTGCGGTCAATGATCACTCCTTGCGCGTCTGGAACTCCAACAGTGGCAAACTGGTCTATGAGCTATAT GGTCACACGGATGAGGTATACGTCCTGGAAGGTCACCCTAAAGATGTCAGGATATTCCTGAGTGGGGGTCACGATGGTCTAATATTCCTATGGGATCTGACCACTGGTCAGCAGCTCTACCGGTTTCTCAATACG ATTGAGGGCCAGGGGTACGGGTCTATCTACGACTGCAAGTTCTCACCGACCGGAGAGCAGTTTGTAGCCACGGATTCACATGGTCATTTCAGCATCTTTGGCATGGGCTCAAGCAAACCTTACGACAAG GTTCCCAGAGAGCAGTTCTTCCACACCGACTACCGCCCTCTAGTCCGTGATGCCAATAATTACGTCCTTGATGAACAGACGCAACAGGCACCCCACCTCATGCCCCCGCCCTTCTTGGTTGATATCGATGGGAACCCCCACCCCCCTAGGTACCAGAGGCTTGTTCCAGGACGAGAGAACTGCACTGACAACGCACTGGTTCCCCAGATTGGTGTGGCTGAAAATG GTAATAACGAAGTGATTGGGGAAGGAGAGATGAGGGAGCCGGAGCCCCTGAATGAGGAGAACGAGGCCAATCAAGCCGCTAGTCTCCTGGATGAACTGATTCATCGGATGCAGCAGGAGCAGGATGAGGAGAGGGGGGAGCCCCAGCAGGAGGGCCCTCGTACTCCTGGTAGATCAG CAAATGGTCCGCTATCCCCGTCTATGTCCCCAAGAGGATTAAGGAGAGCAGGAGAGATAGAGGGTGTCCGTCAGGCCACCGGAAACGTTCCCGTCAGCCAGAGGGCATCCCAGGCGGAACTGCTGTCGTTCAAAACAAGGATGGTTGTGCCGGCATTGTCGTATGCTGTGGCGAG GTTCCGGGAAGAGTTTCGGAGAAAGCTAGATGAGGAAGCGTCCGGGCGGTTCAAGgcagaaaggaaaaagaaggtgATGCCCTCTCCAGTTGAAACG ACTGATTCTGGCGACTCCTATGAGAGACTGAGGAGAAGGAAGAAGCCAAAGAAGACGGCAAACCACAACTACAGGACCAGAGCCAACCAGGATGGGACTCCCCTCCAGGAGGGTATTGGGATGGAGGAGGAGAGAAGGAGGAGAATGAGGGTGGAGGAAATGGTAGCTGATGAAGGCGATGATACACTCACTGATGTGGATGAG CCTGCGGATGAAGGAGCAATGACTGGAGCAGAGACGTCAGAGGAGGAGGTTGAATGGCGAAGTACAAGCGAACATGaaag tgaATCCAGTGAGTATTCTGATTGGACGGCTGATGCGGGCATCAACCTCCAACCACCAAAGAAGAAGACAAGAAGGAGAGAAATGCCCTGGGAGTCTGGAGGGGAGTCTAGCTCTTCCCCCATGAAGACTCCATCAGCAACCCCAGTGAAATCAAAGAGGAAAAGAAGG CCCCCGAAGGCCCTTATCGATGACATGGAGATGGACGACGCAGAACCGATGGCGGAACTTCCAGAGGAGATGAAGCCTCCTCTCTGGATCACCGACGCTACCCCAAGGCGCACCCCCTACGTGCCTCAGATGGGGGATGAGGTGATGTACTTTCGGCAGGGTCATGAGGCGTATGTTGCCGCAGTCAAGAAGAGGAAGGTATACCACATAGAACCCAAGAAACAGCATTGGACCAAAATTAATCTCAGG gaCCATGAGTTAGTACGTGTGATGGGTATCAAGTACCAGGTTGGACCCCCTACACTGTGTGGGCTGAAACTTGCTTTCATGGATCCAGAGACAAGGAAATCAACCGGCGGAAGCTTCTCCATTAA ATACCATGACATGCCGGATGTCATTGATTTCCTAGTCCTCCGTCAACACTTTGACCAATCAGTCGCCATGAAGTGGAAGCTGAAAGATCGCTTCAGGGCGATGATCGATGATGCCTGGTGGCAGGGGACTATCGTTGCACATAGTCCGCTCGACCCAGAACATCCTGATAGTCTGTTCCAGTGTTACCTTGTAGA ctgGGATAATGGAGAATGTGAGCGAATGAGTCCATGGGATCTTGAGCAGATCGACGAGGAGA ATATGCCTGATAATAAAGGAGGTAGTATACCTGTAACAGACGATGAGCTATTTGCCAGGCTTTATGTTCCAGGTCCAGGGGAGTGGGGAGATATAGACAGGGATACTTGCTGTGATAGACTACTTAAATGCTTACAACAG GTAATGGAGCTTCGTATTGCGGAGCAATTCAACACCCCGGTGGACCTGAGCCGTTACCCCTTGTATGCCTCCATGGTGCCTTACCCTACAGACCTCAGCACCATCATGCGCCGCCTGGAGCGCCGGTTCTACCGCCGTATCACCGCGCTCCAGTGGGAGGTCAGGAAACTGGAGCAGAACGCCCTCCTGTTCAACGAGAAGGACAGCATCATCGTCCAGTGGGCCGAGACTCTGGTCAAGATTCTTATGGAGGTCATCAA GGACGATCACTGTGACGATGCCATGGACATCTACAACCGCATCACAAAGGATAGTGATGTTGATGTCTGCGTGGACGACTCTCATTCTGGGAGTGAGGATAAACGTGGCAGATCAAAAGGCAAGAAG GGATCGCCATCCAAGAAGCAGAAGCGTAAGAACCGTGCCTGCTATAACTCCAAGGCATGGGTAGAGGAATGTAAGACACTCATCAAAGACATGTGGGATTGCCATGACTCGGAGCCATTCAGGACACCGGTTGATGAAAGGGCTTATCCT GAGTATAGAGAAATTATTGACCACCCGATGGATCTGTCAACAATCAAACAACAGTTTGCCAGCGGGAGTTACCGGGATCCTATGGACCTTGGTAAAGACATCAGGCTGATGTTCACCAACGCCAAGAGCTTCActccaaacaaaaaatcaaga atTTATGGCATGACCCTGAGGTTGTCGGCTGTCTTTGAAGAACACTTCTTGAAGATAATCGGCAACTATCGCTCAGCCCTCAAGTACGAGAAGCAGGTCAAGACTGGCTTGAAAAA GAGGAAGCAAATGCTGTCTAGTCCGGAGGATCGCCACAAATCACCGCAGAAGCGCCACGTCAGGCGGTTGAAGGTCAAAAGGTCTCTGACAACGGGTCACTCCATGGACGGCGATGACGACGCCAGCGACATCGACGCCCCCGGCCCCTCTGTCATCCAGAGACGATTGGCAAGGTCTACcaagaagagaaggaaagaggagagcgaggaagaggaggaggaggataaggACAAGCCAGGACCAAGTGGTTGTCATGGCAACACTTCCCGGGTAACTCATAAAAAGCAGCTGAATGGTTTCGGTCAAGATGAAGATGATTCCGATACCGATATTG AACCTCAAGCCAATGTGAAATTAAAAGCAGTTCCGAACAAACAATCAAAGGCTGAATCCAAGGGTGGAAAGAAAGGCGGGAAAGGAAAGGCAAAGGGAAAGAAACCTTCTGCCAAGCCAGTCATCAAGGAAGAagtagaagaggaagaagagttggaggaggaggtggaagaagaagaagattccGGTGAAGAAACCGAGATCGAGGAACAGAATgtaaagaaggaaaaggaagatgATGATACTGAGgtggaagaggaagaagaagaggaggttGGGGTAGAAGAATCAGGAGAAGAAGACTCCGAagatgaggaggaagaagaagaggaagaggaggaggaagaagaagaggaggaggaggaggaagaagaggcaGAGGAAGAGCCTGTCAGAAAGACAAGGTTAAGAT caAGGACAAACTTAACCAATGGCTACGGTTCAAGACAGAAGAAGGTAGATGCCTCCAATAGTGAAGGGGAGGataaagaggaggaagaagaggaagatggCGATGGTGGCGATAGTGAACACAGCAACTACGAAGCTGGCTCTGACATCAACTCTAACGAGGAATCCGAATCATCAACAGAGGAAAGCGAGAGCGAAAGTTCCGATTCAGACATTGATAGCCATTACAAAACTAGGCGGAGGACCAAAGGTAGAACTAAAAAACCCACGAAAAGAAGTAAAAGAGGGCAAAAAATTGGCAagaagcgaaaagcaaaatcaaaACACTCGTCGCGTGTGTCGCCAAAGAAGCGTTCCAAGGTGGATTACAGCGACGAAGACGACGTTTACGTGCCCTCGCACAAGGTGAAGTTTCAGACAGAAAGACGGACACGGAACCAAGGCAGGCACATGCAGTATTATGGGGACTTTGATGAAAGTGATAATCAGAGCGACAATCAAAGCGATAACCAGAGCTTCAATCAGagtgaggaggaggaggatggaaAGAGCGTTTCCAGTCGCGGACGAGTCAGAAAACTGACGGCAAGGGCACGTGCGCGATTGCTCGGAACATGA